Within Thamnophis elegans isolate rThaEle1 chromosome 11, rThaEle1.pri, whole genome shotgun sequence, the genomic segment GGGAgtgggtctttccccccgcattaaaggtggcggtggtgagacccctcctgaagaaaccatctttgatccagccatcctaaacaactatcgtccagtctccaacctcccctttgtggggaaggttgttgagaaggtggtggcctttcagctccagcggtccttggaggaaaccagttatctagatcccttccagtctggcttcaggcctggctacagcacggaaaccgctttggtcgcgttgaccgatgatctctggagagccagggatggaggtcatgcctccatcctagtactccttgacctctctgcggctttcgataccattgaccatggtatccttctgcaaagactgcgggaggtgggggtgggaggcactgtcttacggtggttctcctcttacctctcggacaggtcgcagtcagtgttagttggagggcagagatcgacccctaggcccctgaattatggggtgccgcagggttcggtcctgtccctcctcctctttaatatctacatgaaaccgctgggtgagatcattcgacggcacgggataaaataccaccagtatgcggacgatacacagttgtatctgtccgccccgtgccaactcaatgaagcgatggacgtgatgagccagggcctggaggctgttagggactggatgggggttaacaagcttgttctcaatccagataagaccgagtggctgctgtgcttccctcccactaattggccaagtgttccatctctcaggctggagggtcaaattgtatgcccctcagatagggtccgcaacttgggagtcctcctggacccccagctgacttttgaacaccatttgtcagctgtgaccaggggggcatttgcccaggttcgcctggttcaccagttgcacccctacctgaaccgggaggctctcacaacagtcactcgtgcccttgtgacctctaggctggagtactgcaacgtgctctacatggggctgcccttgaagagtattcggcaacttcagcttgtccagaatgcggccgcgcgagcaatcgtgggtgcgcctcgtttctcccacgtaacacctatcctccgcgagctgcactggctgcctgttgatctccggattcgcttcaaggtgctagttgtcacctacaaagcccttcatggtattggatctggatacttgagagaccacctgctgccaattacctccactagaccaataagatcccacagactaggcctcctccgaattccatcagccgcccagtgccgactggcgactacccggaggagggccttctctatggctgctccgaccctgtggaacgaactccccgtggagattcgtaccctcactaccctccaggccttccgcacagcccttaaaacctggctgttccgacaggcttggggctaaagacttccagccccactccgaatggtatgattgttgtgtttttagtagtgtatggtctttttgttctgtaatttgtttgttttccccctcccttgaattgtgagacgccctgagtcccctcagggaaaagggcggcatacaaataaagcaaattccaaattccaaacAAAGTCCCAAGGCACCTAAAGGACACCCGCCCCCTTTAATTAACTTTTAAcatatatgcatttttaaaattttatatatacagtttctatgttttaatattttgttcattGCGAGGGTAAGAGGGAATTTCAAAAATTGATAGAGATAATTGGCTAGACTAGATTAGATTAACTTTAGCTCAAATTAGATTGAAGATAATAGGtcaatagacagacagatagaaagatagcgatggagatggagatagagatactTTTCAGATCCAGCATTTCATTCCTAGACTTTTTACACCCGTAATTTAGAATCAATAGATTTCTGACTGTTGGATTCCCAAGCTTAAAGATTGATATCTGTTTGCCATCTTGAGGGCTTACTAGCATAGTTGTGATGTCAGAAGGCAGTTTCACACAGGGAGAATTTTCTGACTGCAGAATAATTTCTCTTTGTACTGACTATCTCCTGTGTTGTATCAAAGTGACCCAAGGGTCCTATTGTTGAGGAGCAGCATTTGATAGATCCTGTTAGCTTCAGAAAAAGAATTCACAAATAAGGTTTGGGATCTAAGTTAGGGATGGCAAATTCACAGGATTGTTTTGTGGAAACAATGTCTTTGTAAAGGGAAATATGGTGAGCACCATGAATAGTTAAAATATCACTTTTGTTATTCTTTGAATACTTCTGTAtaattatttataattctttctctctcttgccaTGCAGGTCAGATTCTTAATGCTGTTGACAAGGAAGGCTTGCGAAATAGTACCTTTGTCTACTTTGCTTCAGACCATGGAGGCCACCTGGAAGGTCAAGAAGGAACAATACAGGTTGGGGGTTGGAACGGCATTTATAAAGGTGAATAAGACAGTAAGATTGTCTATCTTCATAACTAGAATTTTGGAGGTCATTCTTCTTCTGCCTATATTCCAGGATCAGTACATAAGCATACCCAGTGATGTTCaagtgcacatttcttttttcattgaAAGCCTCTGCAAATTTGTATCTCAAGAAACTAAGAAATCCTAGGCTGAATGATATACATGAACAATACCTTCTGCCTGGCAGCACAATAGATATTTATAAGCatgaatgtttaaaaatataggaATAAAAAGTGATTCAGATTATAACTAAAACGGATaaagtattttgtttcttttccaaattattttactcaaaatgattaaaatagaagataaaaagttaaacaatatttattcttttgtattttctattttaatcttGTCATCTAAAGTAAAAATTTGAAAGTATACTTATTTGTTTCCATTGATTTTCAGATGCTTCAGCTCAAGGGAGCTGTGAATCTTTCAGTTGCCATGTTAATCATTTACAAAAGTTTCAATTTCATTCTTTCAATCTGTGGTGGATCGTAATCTTTGTAATGTTTGAAGGAATTTGGACATGCTGATTCTTTTCAAGCAATTGTTCCAACACTTGATTTTCAAAATGAGATCAAACATTATTGTCtgtaaatatatacaatataagaTTACAAGCCAGTTTAGCATACTTGTCTGTTTCTGCTAATAACTGCAATTATCTTGTGTCTCTAACACAGGGGGAAAGGGCATGGGAGGCTGGGAAGGAGGTATCCGTGTTCCGGGCATAGTTCGATGGCCAAGAATGTTGCCGGCAAACATTGCTCTTGATGAGCCAACAAGCCTCATGGATATTTTTCCCACAGTGATTCATTTGGCTGGAAAAGATGTGCCCCAGGACAGGTATATAATTCTTATTGTACctatatttaaattattaataaGTTATCCAGCAATGATCCAATAATTTCTCTATTAAAAATATGCAATAGAATCTTGTTTCTTCTGTCCTTCTTTTGAAATCAATGTGTATTAACAGGCAGTTCCCAGATATCATTCCTAAAGTATTCCTTTAAAGAAATTGCTCTTTGCCATTTACTGAAATTGCTTAACATAATCTCCAGTATATCTAATACATTATCTAGGATTATGAGTATTACACGGACTGTGATTGTATATGTGCTGAAAACATTTTCTGCAGTTTCTTTATAATACTGGTGATGCTGTAAAGCTGTTTTCATCATATCTATACCATTTTGTCATCTTTGgaaatgtttaattatttatatattttaattaatcttTTGTTCCCCTGCTGAAAACTGAAACACAGTTTGTCTACTGCATAATACATTGAAAGCTATATTACTTAACCTTAGGAACTTTAAGATATattgatttcaattcccagaaatccctaACCAGCAAGCTGTctgcagaattctggaagttgaagtccatatattttGAAGTTGCCAAGATTTAGAAACACTAATTTAAAGTAATGTTTAAGTGACATAAAGTATGAAAATTATACTTTTCTCTAAAAGAAAGATTCTatccaatttttttctttaaatattattttttgaatattttcttttaaaatatacagtTTATATACGCTCCACCCAAACAAATATGTAGATTAACAACATGCAGAATATATATATTAACATACATTAACATACATTTCAACGTATCAGTCTGAATATAGGATTTAATTTACATACTTTTGGTTGCCTACTATTTCCTGTATCACTGTAGAATAATTGATGGACGAAATCTTCTACCTTTATTGCAACAAAAAGTTAAACATTCGGAACATGAATTCCTGTTTCATTACTGTGGAAGTTATTTACATGCAGTACGGTGGCATCAAAAAGACAGTGAGTGAAAAGAGTTCTCCTGCATTTGAAAATATTCCTTTAAAATTGCATACACACATATTACtagtgaattatttatttagtcacTAATGCAGCAATAACCATAGAAGACCATAAGTATCTAAAATTACTTTAATAAATTTGAGAAGAGGGTGGGGTGAATGTAATCAGAATTGTGGGCAAAATAAGAACACTGAAAAACAGGAGGGAACAAATATATTGATAATTATTTATCCTGTAAAGTAATACCTAAGGCTAATGCGTAAATAACTTAATACTACTTTGTACATGAGAAAATGATCAAAACCaatgcaaaataattattttgtagaTAGGTTCAGACTTCTTTGACTATGATTTGTTGAAGAAGCCATGGTTTATACATGACAGTGACAGTCTTCGTACAAGAGACAAAGCATGTTGAGGCTTAGTACAAAATATAAATCACATTTGTATCCTAGTTAAAGAGCTTTTTGCACGATATGAACAGGGATGAACACTTTTTGGTGCTGGCAAGAATTTTTTGTTTgatttgcaaaatgaaaataCATCTCTATATTCTTCATATCCCATCTTCATAAATATTTTGATACTGTTTGTTTAATGTTTTGTTTCCACCAGGTGGTGCTTTATGGAAGGCTCATTACGTGACACCAATATTTTCCACTGAAGGTGCAGGGGGTTGTTATGGAAAAGGAATCTGTCCATGTTCTGGAGAAGGCATCATCCATCACATTCCTCCTTTGCTATTTGACCTCTCAAGAGATCCATCAGAGGCCATGCCTTTATCAAAGATCACTGAACCACTCTTTCAGGAAATTCTTAAGAAAATAGATGAGGCTGTGGAGAAGCATCGCAGAACTCTTACTCCTGTCCCACAACAGCTCTCTTACTACAACATCATTTGGAAACCATGGCTCCAGCCATGCTGTGGGACATTTCCATTCTGTTGGTGCGACAAGGAAGGTGCTAACATCCATTCAAATTAATAGAGACTAcccaaaaattatattaaatgaaaattaaattcaaAACTGAGAATTTCAATTAACATTATGAACTTcttcaatttgattttttttcaattaaccTTTCTATCTTTTTGGGgataacagtttttttaaaaaatattgagacAGTACTGGGGGAATCATCACAAATTCCAATCATGTATATTTTACCAAATGGTCTTAATAAAGCTTTTTGCAAAGCGCTTAGCCAACCAGTTGTTAGACTGGTTGAATCACACCACAgaaggaaacttttttaaaaatgtaagatgTTTCACAAGGCAACAATGGAAGTGTGCACCGAATCCAATAGTTGCAACCTATATGTATTTAGTGCCTCTGTGCAACATGAAAGAGGATACAACCAGAACATCTTAGCTCTTAATCTGgtaatctttctcttctttctgtccagactttatATTAAGATAGCAAAATTGATGAGCAGACAGTAAGCatattttccttttatcttttataaaagttAATATTACCTAGCTTGTTATTCAATTACTCTTTTGTAATCTGTGCAAATAAGCAGTATCAGTAAGgccaaaaagaaggtgaaaacatTTGTCTTTAAGGATTTGTTACTAAACTAAAAGCCAAGCTTAAGGAATGTAAATTtggtatttagtatttattaatgcttataggccgcccttttccctgaggggactcagggcggcttacataaaataaggggggggggcgtatacagacaatagacacaacaatacatagaagtaaaataataagcaacattcattcatcattcgggtgggtaAAGCAAACAAAGGAGTCAGAAATTATTGCCTTGAAGCTGTCTGGTCAAGAGCATGTTATACAGCATAGACAAGTGATTCAAATATTAAACTTCTGAATTTACAAAGGGAAATAATGATGAGGATGCTTTTCTAATAGAAGAAACTATTTGTAACTCAGTATTGGACTATGAAATAAGGAGTGCTTTCTCagttgtttgcagatgtttcactccCCAATGAGTAACATCCTCTGTGTAAGTTTCTGTTGTAATTTGTCCTATATTTATTCTCTTAAAAAGCAGGAAGAATCATAatacttttaaagtttttaaaataaagcttttCATCCCAAACATGGGGAAGAAGTGGTGTTAGAGGTGAGAACTATTCCATCTGTGCAAACAGAAAATGCACCATATTGTAAATAGGTAGAGCAAAACAACCTGGATGGTGAAATGCAGAAAATAGCAAATCACGATTCTTGCTTGGTTCAAAAGTGGTTCAAAAGGGGATGTGAGAAGCcagaagaagaaggaaatggaaagtTAAAGAGCTTCAATTACCAAgtattatttaaatattcttcAAACTTTCGTTCTCAAAAAAGTGTTATCACCAACTCTGATAGTTGTGCCATAAACTggtaaaatgtttatatttttcttcatcAGCTCTTATCTACAATTTAACTGAATGCATATCACCTagaatgggattcaaataatattAATGTAAATTTGCATGGTTATGATTTTAAAGTAACACTAATTATTTTAAAGTAAAGCAATTGCCATTTTGTATCCACCTgtgcaatattaataaataaaaaaatgtgttaTGGTTTTTGAATAATACCAAGTAcattaaataaagtttaaaaaaactttttcttaatACTTGTATTAGTTACAGAACTATATAGAAAAATTTAGTACTGTTTCTAGTAAATTTACATTGGAAACAAGGACAGCTTCATTTGAAGTGTTGCTTGCTTGAGAATATACACATTCACAGTTAGTAGCAAAGTTATGACAGAAATGCATAAGAAAGGAAAGCTAGACTCAGGCAGAAATGAATCACGAATGACcatttctatatatttctatcaACCTCTGCAAAAATTCACTTCCATTGTTTTTGGGTTCTCACCTTTTATAGAAAATCATTTGAGAAAAAAGACTAGCAATGGTTAAGCCTTTGGTTTTAGAAGCTGAACTGAACTTGAATTCAGATGAGCAGAAGTGAAAGAGTTGAACTGGGTAGCTCTGCTTGAACCTGTACAAGCCAGAAAACATTTTTACACAAAATATGGAAAGGCAGGTACAGGTTTCCTTTCTATtggaatgggagagagagaggacaatATGTGCCTGAACTGGTTGTCAGTGTTCTATAGTCATGCTGAGATAAGCTAGTCATGCAGATCAACCTAACATGATCCAGCAATCAATGTTTCAACACTTTGCAATAAGGGTCACAAAAAATGAGGATGGAACTGCTGCTTTGCATGCAGCCAGGGCTTCGATCAGAGTGTTGTAACTACCAATTTGACTTTTCCTGTTCTCCACCAAAATTAGAACATAAtttggagatgggggggggggttgatttgtTGTTTTACATGTTGATTTTATATCTTTGAAGTTGTTTGGAAAATGCAAAAATATGCTTTCTTTTTAAACTCCTTTAAACTTAATAGAATAGACTCCATCTATTAGTCTAAAAAgtttaaactttttaaacttctttttaaaCTCCTTTAAACTAATAGAAGGAGTCTGTTAACCTAACCTGTTTAGAGTTCTAAATAACTGTATATCAGTTGCTTTACAAATGAGTACCATATTTCCCACAAAAAAAGtcataatgcatcttttggagccaaaaaaaattataagaccatgtcttattttcgggaaaacaaagTAGATGGGAACCAATTTCCAAAGCTACAGTCACAAGTGAAACtgcaacaaaacaaaaccttcactgtactttttaaaaaacaattattaaAGTTTCAACAAGAGATAAAAGAGGTTATAAGAAAAATTCAAGCCTTCCCACCATGGACTTTGAACACTGCTATTCAAGGCCTAAGGTCAATTTTTAACAAAGTGAAACCCTGCCATGTGCTGTTATTAGTATATGTTCTTTGCTCTCTAGTGAAGAATGCCTAGCCAACTGAGCCACAGGATTGTCAGGTAAGAAACATGATTTTAACATGATTCTAGGGTAGTTTGTGTGATTGTGTGAGCAACATCCATAAGTAGGGACAAGTGGGGGGGGGTTTAGACTGGCAAATGTGCTGCAGTGTTGTGAGCTAGGTTGGCACTTTTTCTAGATATGTCATGGCCTGCTAAAGGGGGCATGAACCTTCAACCCTGCTTTCTCAACATGAGAACAGTGCTTATGCTgtgtggtttttaaaatataaatatttaaattgatTAGAAATTCTGTCTTGAAAGGAGTGGTTAAGGAGAGTAGACTCAGAAGAGATATCTCTTAAACTCATTCTTTGATATTTCAGTGATAAAACCAATAACTCTACATCATTATTTCAGCTTTGTTCTGTTGCCTTTCTTGTtcataaaatttatatatttgggCTTATGACAGACcgtcaggagtgggttcctgccagttctaacctcttctatagaagaggttccacaaatctacagtgccatttagaaccagttccagctccctccccccgcccctccacacatcatcaagatgaagagtgagaggaggaattctgggagttgaagtccacaagtcataaagctgtcaggtttgaacacccctggggtttttttccctaaaaggttaggggtgcaagggtcttgtaacttgtcagctttaaatcttacacacttcaatgccagagttcctgagccaatatgactggaggaggaattctgggggttgaagtccacaagtcataaagctgtcaagtttgaacatccctgggttttttttccctaaagggttaggggtgcaagggtcttataacttgacagctttaaatcttgcacacttcaatgccagagttcctgagccaatatgactggaggaggaattctgggggttgaagtccacaagtcttaaagctgtcaagtttgaacatccctggggtttttttttctaaagggttaggggtacaagggtcttgtaacttgacagctttaagacttgcgtgcttcaaatgccagtttctgagccaacaatgtggttgctaagtaag encodes:
- the LOC116515097 gene encoding arylsulfatase D-like isoform X2; amino-acid sequence: MASRNTYRALQWNAGSGGLPVNETTFAKMLQQQGYATGLIGKWHQGVNCDTIDDYCHHPLNHGFDYFYGMPFTLLNNCQDNKPPELDRAFQAKLWFYTQVISFAVLTLLIGKITGLVYIPWKVVVFLALFNFLFFASWYSCYGFVKYWNCILMRNYNITEQPMKLERTTSILLNEALSFIQRKKHKPFLLFVSFLHVHTPLFTTEKFVRKSKHGIYGDHVEELDWLVGQILNAVDKEGLRNSTFVYFASDHGGHLEGQEGTIQVGGWNGIYKGGKGMGGWEGGIRVPGIVRWPRMLPANIALDEPTSLMDIFPTVIHLAGKDVPQDRIIDGRNLLPLLQQKVKHSEHEFLFHYCGSYLHAVRWHQKDSGALWKAHYVTPIFSTEGAGGCYGKGICPCSGEGIIHHIPPLLFDLSRDPSEAMPLSKITEPLFQEILKKIDEAVEKHRRTLTPVPQQLSYYNIIWKPWLQPCCGTFPFCWCDKEGANIHSN